ATCAGCCCCGGTAGAAGCATCTGGGGTGCTGTCTTGCTCATCATCGAGACTGTCCGGTTCATACACCTGAATGTTGCTGGGTGTCTTCCTCAGGTGTCTCCTGTTGCGCCTGTACTGCTGTCCAGATGATGTCATTATGTCATAGGACCGTGGTTCAGCGCATGTCGCCATGACAACAGCAGGACGCCATCCTCGTTCAGTTTTCATGTGAACAGTCCCACCAGGCGGCAGCACCGGAAGTTTCTTTGTGCCTCTGTTGTAATAAGCACGCTGTCTTCGCTGGAGATCCTGAAGAGTAGAAAGTGCATTAGTTGGTACTGCAGGTTGCAGTACTGTGCTTGAGCTGGGTAAAGTGCTTCTCAGGACCCTGCCCATAAGCAGTTGTGCTGGAGAATAGCCCATACCTGTGACAGGTGTGTTCCTGAGAGTTAGAAGTGCCAGAAATGGGTCAGTGTTGGTTTGTTTGGCCTTCTTTAACAGGTACTTAACAGTCTTCACTGTTCTCTCGGCCAGGCCATTTGACTGCGCATAGCCTGGGCTAGAGTGAGTGAGCTTAATTCCCCATGCTGTGGCAAACTTTCTCATTTCTTGGCTTGCAAAAGGCACATGGTCGCACACAATTTCTTTAGGTATTCCCACTCTGGCAAAGACCGATTTCATCTTGTTAATGACTGTGTGTGTTGTCTTGTCTCTTATGTTTAGTACTTCCGGGTATTTGGAGAAATAATCTACAACCAGTAGAAATGACTGACCACTGATTTCAAATATGTCAGCTCCTACTTTCAGCCATGGAAGCTCTGGGATTTCATGAGAGATCATCGGCTCCCTCTGTTGGCGAGGTTGGAACTGCTGGCAAGTTGCACATTCCTCAACCATTTTTTCAATGTCTCTAGTCATACCTGGCCAATACCAGTGTACTCTGGCCAGAGCTTTGGTGCGCTGCATACCTTGGTGTGCCACATGCAGCCTCTGTAACATGTCTGACCTCATTTTAGTAGGTAGAATAATTCTGTCTCCTGCAAACATTATTCCTTCTCTAATTGACACTGAGTGCCTAATAGGCCAGTATTGCATCACCTTTTTGTCGACTTGTTTTCTGTGATGTGGCCAGCCCTGCCTGTGAATGTCCAGCAATGTTTGCAGTATGACGTCATTTTGTGTCTCAAACTTTAACTGTGCCAGAGTCTCTGGGCTTAGGGCCTCTGTTGGCTCAAGAGCATAGATCACTTTTTCTTCAAAAATGTCACACTCACCCGGTTGCTCATGTGTAGTTGCTCGTGAGAGTGTGTCTGCGATCAGTAACTCTTTACCTGGCGTGTAAATTACATTCAGGTCATAGCGTTGCAGCTGAAGTAGCATCCGCTGTAGTCTGGACGGAGCTGTTCCCAGTGGCTTTCTCAGGATCGTTTCCAAAGGTTTGTGATCTGACTGCACATTAACCTTGACTCCATAGGCGTACTGGTGAAAGCGTTTCACTGAAAACACGATAGCCAGAAGCTCCTTCTCTATCTGTGCATAGTTTTTCTCTGTGTCCGTTAGAGCTCTGGATGCATAGGCGATAGGATGTCCATCTTGCATTAGACATGCACCTAAACCGTCCTTGGATGCATCTGCTTGTATCACGACAGCTTTCTTTGGGTCAAAGAATTTGAGAACAGGGGCTGTGACAAGCACATTTTTTAGACTATTTACAGCTTCCTCATGTTCGTGTTGCCATTGCCAAGCACTGTCTTTTCTCAGCAGCTGTCTCAGTGCCGCTGTGGCTGTCGCTTCTCCAGGTATGTACTGTGAGAGATACTTGATCATCCCAAGCATGCGTTGCAGAGCCGGTCTGTCTGTGGGTGATGGCATGTCAACTATTGCCTTAACTTTTGCTTCGTCTACTTTAACACCCTCTGAGGTCACAACATGACCCATGTATTTGACACTGTTCACCTTGTATTGGATCTTCTCTTTATTGAATTTGACATTAGCCTCCTTTGCTCTAGTCATCACCTTTTGCAGTATTTCGTCATGTTTCTTTTCTGTGGATGCAGCGATAATCATGTCATCAGCAATTATGTGAACACCCATGATGTCCCCAAATGTCTCGCAGTTGCGTTGCTGAAAAACTTCACTCGCCGACTTGATTCCAAATGGCAGGCGCTTAAACCTATAGCGCCCCCATGGCGTGTTGAAAGTGCACAGTAGCGACGACTCCTTGTCCAGCTTTATTTGCCAATAGCCGTCTTTCTCATCCAGTACTGTGAAGATTTTCTTACCAGCTAGTTTACACAACACCTCATCTGCTGTGGGAATTGAATAATGCTGTCTCAAAATAGCTTTGTTTAAGTCAGTGGGGTCTAGGCAAACCCTCAGCTTCTTCTTGTCTTTCTTTTCTGTGACTACAAGACTATTGACCCATGTCGTTGGCTCAGTTACTTGTTCAACAACGTCTGCTTTTAGCAGGTCATCAAGCGTGTCTCTCAGTCTGTCCATAACTGACAGTGGTATTTTCCTGCAGCCATGTATGACAGGAGTGACTGTAGGGTCAATGTGGATGTGATGTTCACCTGAGAACTCACCAAGTCCTTCAAAGACACTTGCATGTTGCTTTAACAGCTCCTCTTTTGTAGTTGGGAACTTGACTGCGAGCGTGTCAATGTCCATCCTCTTTATCAGACCTAACGCTTCGCATGCATCCTTGCCTAGGATAGCTGTGTCTGAGTGGTTTGACACATAGAACAGCTGGTTGGATTTGGTTTGGGCATTGGAGCACTCCAGTGAGATTGTCCCTTCTGGTTTCAGCTTAACTCCACCGTACGCCACCAACACAGTTTTTGTCGGTTTTAGTTGCAAGTTTATTCGTTTTTCATGCCTGGCTTTTCTCTTCAATGTCTTGTACACAGCCTGCGGTAGTACATTTGTTTATGCTCCTGTGTCTAACTTAAACTTAATGTCTCCAGCATCTATGTCTGCATACCATGAATTGTCTCTTTTAGTGCTTATTTGGTCAATATTCACTGTCCCAATGAAAAGTGTGTCTATTTCTGAGCTCAAATCATGCATTTTCATCTTATGTGTTGCTTTTGTAGTCTCACACATCTTTGCGTAATGATTGAGCTTACCACACTTTCGGCACGAGACTCCAAATGCTGGGCAAAGCCTTGGTTGATGTGACTTTCCACATTTCCTGCACCCTTGATCCTTTATTTTCCTGCTGTCACTCTGTACTTGTAGTTTTCGTCCCTGTTTCCATTGTTGGTTGTCTTTACCTTTGGTTTTGTTCACTGCATGTATTGCTCTTTCTTGTGTTGTAGTACTCATTGCTTGTATTTGTGCTTTGGCAGTCTCTGCTGCTCTGCAGATGTCGATCACCCTCTCCAGTGTGAGATCTGACTCTCTTAACAGCTTTTCTTTGAGCCGCGGATCATTCAAACTGAACACAATTTTGTCTCGGATCATATCATTTTCTGATGCACCAAATTCACAGTCTTTGCTTTTCTGTCTCAACTCAGTTACATATTTCTCAATGGTGACTGACTCTGACATGGGATGAGCCCAAAACTGATGTCTTTCaaacactgtgtttttctttGGCTGGCAATATgctttaaatgcatataaaatatcatCCACTGTTAGCTCTGCTTCATCCACTTGTACAACGTCTAGTGTGTTGTATACCTCAAGAGCGTCTTCTCCGAGTGCATGCAGTAAGATAGCTACCTGTACTTTAGCTTCCTTTCCATCAGCACCACTTGCAGTCATGTATATCTGAAAGCGTTGTTCCCATCTTCTCCAGTTTTCGCTTATATTGCCTGTTAGCACCAGCGGGGACGGTAGTTTGAACTGTTCCATCTCTTCTCCGCTCTCGAGCGTAGCTGCCTGCTCGCTCACGCTAGCTTAGCCCTTAGCAAAAGTCTGTGTCTAACTtcggcaaaataaataaaaatcggcGCACTGGACCAGCTTCTGACACCATGTAGTGGTTTCTTTTAATAACCTTTTATAACTTGCGTCGTGGTGAGTGGAAGGATGACACCAGGTAAATCGTTTGCGTTTTTAATAACAGCAGCTGCGCTGACAACTGACTACAACCATAACCAAACACTTCACATCTCGATTACTCCGCCTCTAAGCGGGCACTATTTAACCTTAGTATATGTGCATGCATATTTTTACAATggtcaattttcattttcagttttaacagGTTGTAACAAGAACAACATTCCAGAGaccaatgtagaaaaaaaaatagttttagcaCAGTTCAATTGGACAATATACAATTTGAATAACATCTTGAGTTTCGTGGTAAGGACAGCTTAATTCATCATCTTGCTTAAATTACATCATGTTCATGCATTAAAATTATAGTCATTCTGATGATCTAGAAACATCATAAAACTTCAAAAGCTGCATAAAAAGAAAACGTGCTTTCTGGTTGGGGATGTTATCTGTGGTGCAGTGTGTCACACCGATGCAATAGTTTCTTCTTAATCAAGACCAAATTAATGTCAGATTATTACTGTGAACCAAGTGTTTCTTATTTCATACTCCTGGGCTCTTGAGCACATTCACACTCTTCAATCAGGGCACTTTCATTCTAGTCTAGTTACAAACTAAAAATGTGGAATGAAAGAAATAGAAGAGCATGTTGTTTATGCTCAAGAGTATTATTACTATCGACTGTAATAGTTTCTGCCACACAACTTTGTGATGCTGTTTCCAATGTTCTTTAAAACTACAGTATATTGTTTAGGGAAACACTGAATTGTTGGTAATGAGAGAACTCATGTGATTGGTTAACAATGCTTTTTGGAAACATCCGTAAGaccaaacttaaaaataaaattaatatcaaaCATCTGTCCGTTATAATTATGCTAATTAATTTGGCCACAATTCTGTTCAGCAGTCAGAATATAATACATTTGGTTCAAGGGTACAAACAATTGTTACTAAACATTGAAGAAAGGCATAATTTGTAACACAATTAAGCAATACATTCTAATAAAGTAAGCAGATATAATGCAAAATAAGAAATTCCAAAACAACAGTCAGGAAAGTTGCAATCCCCTCTGGTTGGGTTTTCATGGAAGAGCTTCTTGTATCAGACGTTGCAGTAGACATTGTTGTTGGATGTGCTGTTAGACAAAAAGATaagtaatatttgaaaaatattactgTTGAAACTAAACACATTATTGCTAATTATTGTATATAACACCTGCAATGTATGCCGGgtgtaattatgtaaaaaaataatgaggtgTTAAAGATGAAAACCCAGTATTTCAGATCACATCCAACCAACTCAAACTGTGTATGTCAGTAATGACTCTTTCTACATACCTTTGACATGCAGCATTAGTTTGGATTCCTTTATCACATCTGGGATATCACATAAGAACTCCCCTGCGTCTGTGACCGTCAGATTTGAGAGTATAAGAGAAAAGTTCCCATTCTTGTGCTCTTGAAGAAAACTTGTTATTCGACCCTTGAACATTGGATCCTGTTCGATTGTTGAGGGTTTTCCTTTTTCGATATCATAAACATTTTTGCTTGCATTGTATCTCCAAAACACATTGATTTCCTCTGGCTCTAGTTTTCTATCCTGGTATGAACACGGCATGAGGACAGAATCTCCAACAAAACCAGTGACTTCCAGACACTCTGGAGACCCTGGAGACAAGAGTGACAACTTTAAAAAGcagacaacaacaaaacagaCTAAACAAAGCAGAAAGTTACATGAATTTACTGAGGTCTGTGAATACTAACCTTTATCTATCAGATTAAGAAATAATACGTGAATGACCCAGCATctgcacaaacaaaaaaataaaaaattaatttattcccttgaaaactgaaaaaaaaaaacatatgcacagAAGAGAGTATGATTTCAGAGAAAggcccactgatctatatatttaGACAAGTCTCATTTTAAGACAATAGTCCCCTTATTATATCAGATGCTTttttctttgagaaaaaaaaaaaaaaacatgatttaatgcTATTCCATGCATATTGTATTACAGGTGCAATAGGctgttttaacacatttttcggtcccactttatattaggtggccttaactactatgtacttacataaaaaataagtacaatgtacttattgtgttcatattgtaaaacacttttgctgctattgaggtgggataggggtaaggttagggagagggttggaggtatgggtaagtttaagggtgggttaaggtgtaaagtatgggtcaacacagtgtaattataaatgtaattacagaaattaaatacagatgtaattacatgtagtttttttttaaatatataagtacaatgtaaaaacatgtatgtacacaataagtacattgtcctaaactattaattaaaatgtaagtacatagtagttaaggacACTTAATATAAAGAGGGTCCCATTTTTCTAAAAATTGCATGATGAAATTGAGACATTcagaaaaactatatttaaaaaaaaaaaaaacatataaacctcaaaattctatatatatatacacacactaagaTGACATCATGTTTCCAGTTGGCCTCGTGACTTCTCATAAGACCATGCATTAGTCGTTTTACCACTTCTGCTATTTTGCTAttctaatttattttgtaatatcaaCCAACTCatatattttcttgtttgtagTTTACAAGTTGTTTGTACCCCACAGAACTGCAGTCTCTCACAAGTTACGTTCTAATTGGATATAGCCCCccactcactcgctcactgaaCTAGTATTAAGCAGTGTTGGTCAGTAACtagttattgtaataatattactttttgcaGTAACTTAGTagtgtaactaattactaataagatttcaataataatattacagttactATCCATAAAACAGTTAGTTAGTTACTTTTGATACCTCAATCTCTACTGATCTGAAATCTGAAAGTCCAATAACTCctagatttattttgataattttcacGATGTCTCCAGTGCAGCAGACAAGCTTAGAATACGGAAAAGCTCACATTCAGGGGATGGAAATACTGCAATTACACTGATTTTGTCAGGAGAAAACCTGATCTGGACGCAGATGTGAAAGTTGTAGCATTACTTTACTCTGGTATTACAAGGCTTGCCCATCCCTCTGATCCCCATATacattattttactataattaaaaaTCTTATCAATATATGTGATTTCTTTTCATAAAATAGTTCatgaaaatataatcatatttggGTAAAAGAGAAACTATAGCTACAATTAGCTTCAAGCTACACATgacaataaatac
This DNA window, taken from Carassius auratus strain Wakin chromosome 47, ASM336829v1, whole genome shotgun sequence, encodes the following:
- the LOC113065105 gene encoding V-set domain-containing T-cell activation inhibitor 1-like, with translation MFVRCWVIHVLFLNLIDKGSPECLEVTGFVGDSVLMPCSYQDRKLEPEEINVFWRYNASKNVYDIEKGKPSTIEQDPMFKGRITSFLQEHKNGNFSLILSNLTVTDAGEFLCDIPDVIKESKLMLHVKAHPTTMSTATSDTRSSSMKTQPEGIATFLTVVLEFLILHYICLLY